One window from the genome of Deinococcus apachensis DSM 19763 encodes:
- a CDS encoding alpha/beta hydrolase family protein: protein MSERPRLLDRLRHVRKRHVAAWAAVGYAALLGVGAFVGADITLRSKTRRVKGVFVAIGRRGNSVWLPALPETLSRGVIGVVPLRPNRGHAVLSPARIMGTLVRRDIQEERGVVPNGALAWASSFVYNGTPAQLGVGYEDTAVKTTLGDMPAWHIPPASGERDALVIVVHGHGGQRSQALRMLPALRRTGAGSLFVTFRNAYGAPRTENGYHTLGDEEAEDVIAALQWARKAGYRRAVLYGFSMGGNIVLSVLRPKHEPFPLPVLGVMLDCPVLDWRATIRWQGQRYGLPPFVARHMATFVQYVVTRRSGQDFDAVDQIRAAPTFRVPILLWHGTRDRTIPVGQADALAAARPDLVEYHRVEGAKHIRCWNIDPERYDAVLEGFVARVLGRSYVQG from the coding sequence GTGAGCGAGCGTCCCCGCCTCCTCGACCGTTTGCGCCATGTCCGCAAGCGCCACGTCGCCGCCTGGGCTGCCGTGGGCTACGCTGCCCTGCTGGGCGTTGGGGCGTTCGTCGGTGCCGACATCACCCTGCGCTCCAAAACACGGCGGGTAAAGGGCGTGTTCGTCGCCATAGGGCGGCGGGGAAACTCGGTGTGGTTGCCCGCGCTGCCGGAGACGCTTTCAAGGGGCGTAATAGGCGTTGTTCCACTCCGCCCCAACCGGGGGCACGCGGTCCTGAGTCCTGCCCGAATCATGGGCACGCTGGTGCGCCGGGATATTCAGGAGGAACGCGGCGTGGTGCCCAATGGCGCCCTCGCCTGGGCCTCCTCCTTCGTCTACAACGGCACCCCAGCACAACTGGGCGTGGGGTACGAGGACACCGCCGTAAAGACAACTCTGGGAGACATGCCCGCCTGGCACATCCCCCCCGCCTCCGGCGAACGTGATGCCCTCGTAATCGTCGTGCACGGGCACGGCGGGCAGCGGTCGCAGGCGCTCAGAATGCTTCCGGCGCTGCGGCGGACGGGCGCGGGCTCCCTCTTCGTCACGTTCAGGAACGCTTATGGCGCCCCGCGCACCGAGAACGGCTACCACACCCTGGGCGACGAGGAGGCTGAGGACGTTATAGCCGCCCTGCAGTGGGCGAGGAAGGCGGGGTACAGGCGGGCGGTGCTGTATGGCTTCAGCATGGGCGGCAACATCGTCCTGAGCGTCTTGCGCCCGAAGCACGAGCCGTTCCCCCTCCCCGTCCTGGGCGTGATGCTCGACTGCCCGGTACTCGACTGGCGCGCGACCATTCGGTGGCAGGGGCAGCGGTACGGCCTGCCGCCCTTCGTGGCGCGGCATATGGCGACCTTCGTGCAGTACGTCGTCACCCGCCGGTCCGGCCAGGACTTCGACGCGGTGGACCAGATCAGGGCCGCCCCCACCTTCCGGGTGCCCATCCTCCTGTGGCACGGCACCCGCGACCGCACCATTCCTGTGGGACAGGCAGACGCTCTGGCCGCCGCCCGCCCCGATCTGGTGGAGTACCACCGGGTCGAGGGAGCCAAGCACATCCGCTGCTGGAACATTGACCCGGAGAGATATGACGCGGTGCTGGAGGGGTTCGTGGCGCGGGTGTTGGGGCGGAGCTATGTCCAAGGCTAA
- a CDS encoding 23S rRNA (cytosine(2499)-C(5))-methyltransferase, with protein MPEPVSPARPRLRLRVTATAESHLRAGHPWLYESSVREQNREGEAGELAVVYDRRDRFLALGLYDPHSPLRLRVLHMGLPVVVDEAWWEARLEAAVHRRAALFGPETDGYRVLNGESDGFPGAVLDRYSRTLVLKLYTAAWFPHLSLLLRLLEERFPKYRVVVRLSRNIETLAEEAGLHDGETLVGTEPDGPVIFRESGLHFEADVVRGQKTGFFLDQRENRRRVEAVAKGRRVLNAFSFSGGFSLYAARGGATDVVSLDISAHALRSAERNFALNVADPHIAACRHETVQADVFDWLSGTRREFDLIVLDPPSLARREAERAGAIRAYAKLAADGLRRLAPGGILVSASCSAHVSADEFFEAVRGVARRSSRRWRELRTSRHAPDHHAAFPEAEYLKAIYLHFEP; from the coding sequence ATGCCTGAGCCCGTTTCCCCCGCCCGCCCCCGCCTACGCTTGCGTGTGACGGCCACGGCGGAGTCGCATCTGCGCGCGGGGCACCCCTGGCTGTACGAGTCGAGCGTGCGCGAGCAGAACCGCGAGGGCGAGGCCGGGGAACTCGCCGTGGTGTACGACCGCCGCGACCGTTTTCTCGCCCTCGGCCTGTATGACCCCCATTCGCCGCTGCGGCTGCGGGTGTTGCATATGGGCTTGCCGGTGGTTGTAGACGAGGCGTGGTGGGAGGCCCGGCTGGAGGCGGCCGTCCACCGCCGCGCGGCGCTCTTCGGGCCGGAGACGGACGGCTACCGGGTGCTGAACGGCGAGAGCGACGGCTTTCCCGGTGCCGTTCTCGACCGCTACTCGCGCACGCTGGTCCTGAAGCTCTACACGGCGGCCTGGTTTCCCCACCTGTCCCTGCTGCTGCGGCTGTTGGAGGAGCGTTTCCCGAAGTACCGGGTGGTCGTGCGCCTCAGCCGCAACATAGAGACGCTGGCGGAGGAGGCGGGGCTACACGACGGGGAGACGCTGGTAGGCACGGAACCCGACGGGCCGGTGATCTTCCGCGAGTCGGGCCTGCATTTCGAGGCGGACGTGGTGCGCGGGCAGAAGACCGGCTTTTTCCTCGACCAGCGCGAGAACCGCCGCCGGGTGGAGGCCGTGGCGAAGGGGCGGCGGGTGTTAAACGCCTTTTCCTTCTCCGGGGGCTTCTCGCTGTACGCGGCGCGCGGTGGGGCGACCGACGTGGTCAGCCTCGACATCAGCGCGCACGCCCTCAGGAGTGCTGAGCGTAACTTCGCCCTGAACGTTGCCGATCCGCACATCGCCGCCTGCCGCCACGAGACGGTGCAGGCGGACGTGTTCGACTGGCTGTCAGGGACGCGGCGCGAGTTCGACCTGATCGTCCTTGACCCTCCCTCCCTGGCGCGGCGGGAGGCGGAGCGGGCCGGGGCGATCCGCGCGTACGCGAAGTTGGCGGCGGACGGGCTGCGCCGACTGGCACCGGGCGGCATCCTCGTCAGCGCCTCCTGTTCCGCCCACGTCAGCGCCGACGAATTCTTCGAGGCCGTGCGGGGGGTGGCCCGCCGCAGCAGCCGCCGTTGGCGCGAGCTGCGGACCAGCCGCCACGCCCCCGACCACCACGCCGCCTTCCCCGAGGCGGAGTACCTCAAGGCGATCTACCTGCACTTCGAACCCTGA
- the dinB gene encoding DNA polymerase IV has protein sequence MVGEGTRKIIHVDMDAFYASVEQRDDPRLRGRPLAVAWGGKRSVVLTASYEARSFGVRSAMPLYHALERCPDLLVVEPRFEAYREVSAQVREIFRRYTPLVEPLSLDEAYLDVTAPLIGGPSATRIAGSIRAEIRATTDLTATAGVSVNKFLAKLASGRNKPDGLTVLLPAQADVLLASLPTADFHGIGPATARKLAAHGIHTGADLRATPPETLVTLFGRVGEHFARIARGQDDRPVEPDRAPVSIGAEETYADDLHTPEQVRAVLPGLARAVERRLARANVTGRVVVLKLKFHDRTLLTRRVTLPQPVREAEVLTRVASRLVSAELLAGRGVRLVGITVAGLGPPTPPQPTLFGETWEE, from the coding sequence GTGGTGGGGGAGGGGACGCGCAAGATCATCCATGTGGACATGGACGCCTTCTACGCGTCCGTGGAGCAGCGGGACGACCCCCGGCTGCGTGGGCGGCCCCTCGCCGTCGCCTGGGGCGGCAAACGCAGTGTGGTCCTCACCGCGAGTTACGAGGCCCGGTCCTTCGGGGTGCGGAGCGCGATGCCGCTCTACCACGCGCTCGAACGCTGCCCGGATCTGCTCGTCGTGGAGCCGAGGTTCGAGGCCTACCGGGAGGTGAGCGCCCAGGTCCGCGAGATTTTCCGGCGCTACACCCCGCTCGTCGAGCCCCTCTCGCTGGACGAGGCGTATCTGGACGTGACGGCTCCCCTCATCGGCGGGCCGAGCGCCACCCGCATCGCCGGGAGTATCCGCGCGGAGATTCGGGCGACCACCGATCTCACCGCCACGGCGGGGGTCAGTGTGAACAAGTTCCTCGCCAAGCTGGCGAGCGGGCGGAACAAGCCCGACGGCCTGACCGTGCTCCTGCCCGCGCAGGCGGACGTGCTGCTGGCCTCCCTCCCCACCGCCGACTTCCATGGCATTGGCCCGGCGACGGCCCGCAAGCTCGCGGCGCATGGCATTCATACGGGGGCGGACTTGCGCGCCACGCCCCCCGAGACGCTGGTCACCCTCTTCGGCCGTGTGGGCGAGCATTTCGCCCGCATCGCCCGGGGGCAAGATGACCGACCGGTGGAGCCGGACCGCGCCCCCGTCAGCATCGGCGCCGAGGAGACTTATGCGGACGACCTGCATACGCCGGAACAGGTGCGGGCGGTCCTGCCGGGCCTGGCGCGAGCCGTCGAGCGCCGCCTCGCACGGGCGAACGTGACGGGCCGCGTGGTCGTCCTCAAACTCAAGTTCCACGACCGGACCCTCCTCACCCGGCGCGTGACGCTGCCCCAACCTGTGCGGGAGGCGGAAGTCCTGACGCGGGTGGCTTCCCGCCTGGTGAGCGCTGAGCTGTTGGCCGGTCGGGGTGTCCGCCTCGTCGGGATTACGGTGGCCGGGCTCGGGCCGCCGACACCCCCCCAGCCCACGTTGTTCGGCGAGACGTGGGAGGAGTAA
- the ppsA gene encoding phosphoenolpyruvate synthase, whose protein sequence is MNMIRWFQTLRMTDVEVVGGKNASIGEMIQGLAGAGVRVPGGFATTADAFRAFLTHNGIEEKINERLSSLDVNDVVALTAAGREIRGWVEQGELPAELEQAIRDAYAQITAEAGGTEPDVAVRSSATAEDLPEASFAGQQETFLNVRGIDAVLHHVRLVFASLYNDRAISYRVHHNFEHSEVALSAGVQRMVRTNLGVSGVAFTLDTESGYRGAVLVTAAYGLGELVVQGAVNPDEFFVYKPALKAGKRAVLRRTLGSKARKMIYAEGGGVESVDVSEAERRRFSLSDEDLTELARQCVAIEEHYGRPMDIEWGKDGRDGQIYILQARPETVQSRAGRTLERFELQGKGEVLVEGRAVGSRIGAGTVRVVGDPAEMDQVREGDVLVADMTDPDWEPVMKRASAIVTNRGGRTCHAAIIARELGIPAVVGTGNATRELRSGQEVTVSCAEGDTGYVYEGQLPFRVNRVELDAMPDVPMKIMMNVASPDRAFSFAALPNEGVGLARVEFVCSNVIGVHPRALLDYPDVPEDVKTQIEEKTTGYASPRDFFREKLAEGVASIAAAFAPKPVIVRLSDFKSNEYAHLIGGPAYEPQEENPMIGFRGASRYRSPDFAAAFALECEAIKAVRDEMGLTNVQVMIPFVRTVAEARTIIEILERNGLKRGENDLKVIMMCEVPSNAILAEQFLEHFDGYSIGSNDLTQLTLALDRDSGLVADMFDEQNEAVLALMSQAIRAAKRQGKYVGICGQGPSDHPALAAWLMEQGIDSVSLNPDSVLSTWLHLAGEVNGERETARA, encoded by the coding sequence ATGAATATGATTCGCTGGTTCCAGACACTAAGGATGACGGACGTGGAGGTCGTGGGCGGCAAGAACGCCTCCATCGGCGAGATGATTCAGGGCCTGGCAGGGGCGGGGGTGCGGGTGCCGGGCGGCTTTGCCACGACCGCCGACGCCTTCCGCGCCTTCCTGACCCATAACGGGATCGAGGAGAAGATCAACGAAAGGCTCTCCTCCCTGGACGTGAACGACGTGGTAGCCCTCACCGCCGCCGGTCGGGAGATTCGCGGCTGGGTGGAACAGGGCGAGCTGCCCGCCGAGTTGGAACAGGCTATCCGCGACGCATACGCGCAAATTACAGCGGAGGCCGGGGGCACGGAACCCGACGTGGCCGTGCGCTCCAGCGCCACCGCCGAGGACCTGCCGGAAGCCTCCTTCGCAGGTCAGCAGGAGACCTTCCTGAACGTGCGGGGCATCGACGCTGTGCTGCACCACGTCCGCCTCGTCTTCGCCAGCCTCTACAACGACCGGGCGATCTCCTACCGCGTCCACCACAACTTCGAGCATTCGGAGGTCGCGCTCTCAGCGGGCGTGCAGCGCATGGTCCGCACCAACCTGGGCGTGAGCGGCGTGGCTTTTACCCTCGACACCGAGAGCGGCTACCGGGGGGCGGTGCTGGTGACGGCGGCGTACGGGCTGGGGGAACTCGTCGTGCAGGGAGCCGTCAATCCCGACGAATTCTTCGTGTACAAGCCCGCGCTGAAGGCCGGGAAACGCGCCGTGCTGCGCCGCACGCTGGGGAGCAAGGCCAGGAAGATGATCTACGCCGAGGGGGGCGGCGTCGAATCGGTGGACGTTTCCGAGGCCGAACGTCGCCGCTTCTCCCTCTCGGACGAGGACCTGACCGAACTCGCCCGCCAGTGCGTGGCCATCGAGGAGCACTACGGCCGCCCGATGGACATCGAGTGGGGCAAGGATGGGCGCGACGGGCAAATCTACATCCTTCAGGCCCGCCCCGAGACGGTACAGAGCCGCGCTGGGCGAACGTTGGAACGCTTCGAGCTTCAGGGGAAGGGCGAGGTGCTGGTCGAGGGCCGGGCGGTCGGAAGCCGCATCGGCGCGGGCACCGTGCGTGTCGTCGGCGACCCTGCCGAGATGGATCAGGTGCGGGAGGGGGACGTCCTTGTCGCCGACATGACCGACCCCGACTGGGAGCCGGTGATGAAGCGCGCCAGCGCCATCGTGACCAACCGGGGCGGGCGCACCTGCCACGCGGCAATCATCGCGCGGGAGCTGGGGATTCCGGCGGTCGTGGGAACGGGGAACGCGACCCGTGAACTGCGGAGCGGGCAGGAGGTCACGGTCAGTTGTGCCGAGGGCGACACCGGCTACGTATACGAGGGCCAGCTCCCCTTCCGGGTCAACCGGGTGGAACTGGACGCCATGCCCGATGTGCCCATGAAGATCATGATGAACGTCGCCTCGCCCGACCGGGCCTTCTCCTTCGCGGCGCTGCCGAATGAGGGCGTGGGGCTGGCGCGGGTGGAGTTTGTCTGCTCGAACGTGATCGGCGTTCACCCCCGCGCGCTGCTGGACTACCCGGACGTGCCGGAGGACGTGAAGACCCAGATTGAGGAGAAGACAACCGGGTACGCCTCCCCGCGCGACTTCTTCCGCGAGAAGCTGGCGGAGGGCGTGGCGAGCATCGCGGCGGCGTTCGCGCCCAAACCCGTGATCGTGCGCCTCTCCGACTTCAAGAGCAACGAGTACGCGCACCTGATCGGCGGCCCCGCCTACGAGCCGCAGGAGGAAAACCCCATGATCGGCTTCCGGGGCGCCTCCCGCTACCGCTCGCCCGACTTCGCCGCCGCCTTTGCCCTGGAATGCGAGGCGATCAAGGCGGTGCGCGACGAGATGGGCCTGACGAACGTGCAGGTCATGATCCCCTTCGTCCGCACGGTGGCCGAGGCGCGGACGATCATCGAGATTCTGGAACGCAACGGCCTGAAGCGCGGCGAGAACGACCTGAAGGTCATCATGATGTGCGAGGTGCCAAGCAACGCCATTCTGGCCGAGCAGTTTCTGGAGCACTTCGATGGCTACTCCATCGGCAGCAACGACCTGACGCAGCTCACGCTTGCGCTGGACCGCGACTCCGGGCTGGTGGCGGACATGTTCGACGAGCAGAACGAGGCCGTGCTGGCGCTGATGAGTCAGGCGATCAGGGCGGCCAAGCGGCAAGGTAAGTACGTCGGCATCTGCGGACAGGGTCCTTCCGACCATCCTGCCCTCGCCGCGTGGCTGATGGAGCAGGGCATCGACTCGGTGAGCCTCAACCCCGACTCGGTCCTGAGCACCTGGCTCCACCTGGCGGGTGAGGTGAACGGGGAGCGGGAGACGGCGCGGGCGTAG
- a CDS encoding branched-chain amino acid ABC transporter substrate-binding protein, giving the protein MQKAKSKGWFKGAALSALLLASGASAATIKVGTVSPLSGSLTAIGSEVKRGAELAVRAQAGAFRALGYDLVLAPYDDQASAALGGQVAKTILADKSVIGVVGALNSSVSNVLAQAFAPARLALVSPTSTNDGLTQNGWTNFNRVVSPDSAQGVAAAGYIADELKANSVFVISDNTAYGNGLTKVLLSNLKKRGIKVAGYTGASAATPAQITDVVKQVKASGAPVVYFGGTDDTGSLLVKSLRAAGVKATFMGGDGLDSPSFLQRAGIAGAGVVYSTGFGPVSAFSNALDFTDRYKAAYKTAPSGVAVYSYDAMMVLLEGIKAAANQAGHVPTRAQVSEAVRKVNLPACFSADKSKCMTVTGAVNFSTSGERQRSRLLIMRFDDVLQPQVAKVQIVTADSLK; this is encoded by the coding sequence ATGCAGAAGGCAAAGAGCAAGGGTTGGTTCAAGGGTGCAGCACTCTCCGCGCTGTTGCTGGCGAGCGGGGCGAGCGCGGCCACGATCAAGGTGGGGACGGTCAGCCCGCTGAGCGGCAGCCTGACGGCCATCGGCAGCGAGGTCAAGCGGGGGGCGGAACTCGCGGTGCGGGCGCAGGCAGGGGCGTTCAGGGCGCTGGGGTACGACCTCGTCCTCGCCCCCTACGACGATCAGGCCTCGGCGGCGCTGGGCGGGCAGGTCGCCAAGACGATCCTGGCGGACAAGAGCGTGATTGGCGTGGTCGGGGCGCTGAATTCCAGCGTCTCGAACGTGCTGGCGCAGGCCTTCGCGCCCGCCAGGCTCGCGCTCGTGTCGCCCACCAGCACGAACGACGGGCTGACCCAGAACGGCTGGACGAACTTCAACCGGGTCGTGTCGCCCGACAGCGCGCAGGGCGTGGCGGCGGCCGGATACATCGCCGATGAGCTGAAGGCGAACTCGGTGTTCGTGATCTCCGACAACACCGCCTATGGCAACGGGCTGACCAAGGTCCTGCTCAGCAACCTGAAAAAGCGCGGGATCAAGGTCGCGGGCTACACGGGAGCCTCCGCTGCCACTCCGGCCCAGATCACCGATGTCGTCAAGCAGGTCAAGGCGAGTGGCGCCCCGGTCGTGTACTTCGGCGGCACGGACGACACCGGCTCGCTGCTCGTCAAGTCGCTGCGCGCGGCGGGCGTCAAGGCGACCTTCATGGGCGGGGACGGCCTCGACTCGCCCAGCTTCCTCCAGCGGGCGGGGATCGCGGGGGCGGGCGTGGTGTACAGCACCGGCTTCGGCCCGGTGAGCGCCTTTTCCAACGCGCTGGACTTCACCGACCGCTACAAGGCGGCCTACAAGACGGCGCCGAGCGGCGTGGCCGTGTACTCCTACGACGCCATGATGGTCCTCCTGGAAGGCATCAAGGCCGCCGCGAATCAGGCGGGCCACGTGCCCACCCGCGCTCAGGTCAGCGAGGCGGTCCGCAAGGTGAACCTCCCCGCCTGCTTCAGCGCGGACAAGTCCAAGTGCATGACCGTGACGGGTGCCGTCAACTTCTCGACCAGTGGCGAGCGGCAGCGGTCGCGTCTGCTCATCATGCGCTTCGACGACGTGCTTCAGCCCCAGGTGGCGAAGGTCCAGATCGTCACCGCCGACAGCTTGAAATAA
- a CDS encoding thiolase family protein produces MRDAVIVSAVRTPVGRGVKGTLANTRPDDLAALVLSEAVKRAGVDPSIVEDVYMGCAIPEAEQGLNVARMAALRAGMPDCVGGVTINRFCSSGLQTIAMAAAAIQTGQADVMLAGGVESMSMVPMTGHNPSPNPDLVDERPGAYIGMGLTAENVAAKYGVSREDQDQFALRSHKRAAAAQDSGKFDAEIVPVPVQVDKLKGTKVTSTTVTFDKDELIRRDANLEDMAKVRPAFKATGSVSAANSSPFSDGAAAVLVMSADKAQELGVKPLAKFLGFAVAGVEPELMGIGPVRAVPKVLAQTGLTLDDIDLIELNEAFAAQSLAVARELGFDEEKMNVNGGAIALGHPLGCSGAKLTTTAIYELRRRGGGKALITMCIGGGMGAAGVIEVFPEEGAGEQAAD; encoded by the coding sequence ATGCGTGATGCTGTTATCGTTTCCGCCGTTCGTACCCCCGTGGGGCGTGGCGTCAAAGGCACCCTCGCCAACACCCGCCCCGATGACCTCGCCGCCCTCGTGCTAAGCGAGGCCGTGAAGCGCGCGGGCGTGGACCCCTCCATCGTGGAGGACGTGTACATGGGCTGCGCCATCCCCGAGGCCGAGCAGGGCCTGAACGTGGCGCGCATGGCCGCGCTGCGGGCGGGGATGCCCGACTGCGTGGGCGGCGTGACGATCAACCGCTTCTGCTCCAGCGGCCTCCAGACCATCGCCATGGCGGCGGCGGCGATCCAGACCGGGCAGGCAGATGTGATGCTCGCCGGGGGCGTGGAGAGTATGAGCATGGTGCCCATGACCGGCCACAACCCCAGCCCCAACCCTGACCTCGTGGACGAGCGCCCCGGGGCCTACATCGGCATGGGCCTGACCGCCGAGAACGTGGCCGCCAAGTACGGGGTGAGCCGGGAGGACCAGGACCAGTTCGCCCTCCGCTCCCACAAGCGCGCGGCGGCGGCCCAGGACTCCGGCAAGTTCGACGCCGAGATCGTGCCCGTGCCCGTGCAGGTAGACAAGCTCAAGGGCACGAAGGTCACCAGCACAACCGTCACCTTCGACAAGGACGAGCTGATTCGCCGGGACGCCAACCTGGAGGACATGGCGAAGGTGCGCCCGGCCTTCAAGGCGACCGGCTCGGTGAGCGCGGCGAATTCCAGCCCCTTCAGCGACGGGGCTGCCGCCGTCCTCGTGATGAGTGCCGATAAGGCGCAGGAACTCGGCGTGAAGCCGCTCGCCAAGTTCCTGGGCTTCGCAGTGGCGGGCGTGGAGCCGGAACTCATGGGCATCGGTCCTGTGCGCGCGGTCCCGAAGGTGCTCGCCCAGACGGGCCTGACCCTGGACGACATCGACCTGATCGAGCTGAACGAGGCCTTTGCTGCCCAGAGCCTCGCCGTGGCCCGTGAACTGGGCTTCGACGAGGAGAAGATGAACGTGAACGGCGGTGCCATCGCCCTAGGGCACCCGCTGGGCTGCTCGGGCGCCAAGCTGACCACGACCGCGATCTACGAGTTGCGGCGCCGGGGCGGCGGCAAGGCGCTCATCACCATGTGCATTGGCGGTGGCATGGGCGCGGCGGGCGTGATCGAGGTCTTCCCCGAGGAGGGCGCGGGGGAACAGGCGGCGGACTGA
- a CDS encoding Ig-like domain-containing protein: MKKLALPILGAALLLASCGGSETPTTDTTAPTVKLSGMSPTTPGDFTLTASTSDNVGVTKVEFYQGSTLISTDTDAPYTATFTVDQRNNGSVSFTAKAYDAAGNVGQGGLNTTININTLYQGDWVWVAVDSSNNVVASGLTTLFSQTDVDTGTLALGVYGKNVAPGDFKSDVGLEGLTVMGPVTDSGQLQVRLVRDPENKDLFILADDDDNALETQQGRPFFFDDDAELRADPTSSRAVAFGMSQVSTTPSLEGLSVSAGGFSAQSRPQLQVAKLIRQASALAASAKTPNGASTSFTAGQLFPLVQKVAAAR, translated from the coding sequence ATGAAAAAACTGGCCCTACCCATTCTCGGTGCTGCCCTCCTACTCGCCTCGTGCGGTGGCAGTGAGACGCCGACGACGGACACGACTGCCCCCACCGTGAAGCTCTCGGGCATGTCACCCACCACGCCGGGCGACTTCACGCTGACCGCCTCTACCTCGGATAATGTCGGCGTCACGAAGGTCGAGTTCTACCAGGGCAGCACCCTCATCTCCACCGATACCGACGCGCCTTACACAGCCACCTTCACTGTGGACCAACGCAACAACGGCTCAGTGAGTTTCACCGCCAAGGCTTACGACGCGGCGGGCAACGTGGGGCAGGGTGGCCTGAACACGACGATCAACATCAATACCCTGTATCAGGGGGACTGGGTGTGGGTGGCCGTCGACTCCTCCAACAATGTGGTGGCTTCCGGCCTGACCACCCTCTTTAGTCAAACCGATGTCGACACGGGCACTCTGGCGCTCGGAGTCTATGGAAAGAACGTGGCTCCCGGTGATTTCAAAAGCGACGTGGGGCTTGAGGGATTGACCGTCATGGGGCCAGTGACGGACTCCGGGCAACTTCAGGTGCGCCTCGTCCGCGATCCAGAGAACAAAGACCTTTTTATCCTGGCCGACGACGATGACAATGCCCTCGAAACTCAGCAGGGCAGGCCGTTCTTCTTCGATGACGACGCGGAGCTTCGCGCCGACCCCACCAGCAGTCGGGCCGTTGCCTTCGGTATGAGCCAGGTCAGCACTACCCCGTCTCTCGAGGGCCTGTCCGTGTCCGCTGGTGGCTTCTCGGCACAAAGCCGCCCTCAACTCCAGGTGGCAAAGCTGATTCGCCAGGCCAGTGCGCTGGCCGCGTCCGCCAAGACGCCGAACGGGGCAAGCACCAGCTTCACCGCTGGGCAGCTGTTTCCCCTCGTCCAGAAAGTGGCCGCCGCGCGCTGA